A region of the Methanobrevibacter ruminantium M1 genome:
TTTTAAGTTCAATTTCAATACTTACGTTATCTGGAACGTTAACTTTCATAACTTGTCTCATAGCTCTTTCGTCAGCACCAATACCGACTAAACGTTTGTGAATACGGAGCTCCCATTTTTCCCAAGTAGCTTTTCCTTCTCCATCTGGAGATTTTCTAGTAGGAACAACTAATTTTTTGGTAGGTAATGGAATAGGACCGGAAATATCTACACCAGTTCTTTCAGAGATTTTCTTTAATTGGTCACAAACATAGTTAAGTTTTTCAGGATCAGTTCCAGTAAGCTTAATTCTTGCTTGATTCATGTTTTAATCCTCCCTATCCTAGGCAAAAATAATAATCTAGTTTTAATCTTTAAGAGATCTAAACTAGATTAAAATTAATTAACCTAAGAATAGAACCATACTAAAGATTAAAAACTTATAAAATTATTTAAAACCTAACAATAAATTTTTATAAGAAAAATTTAAAGTAAATTAAATCTTTCAAAACAAAATACAAAGTTACTATTTAAAAATAGCCTAATGATAATTTTTATATAAAAAAATTATGAAAAAATAATTAAAACTTAATTAATGGAAAAAAACCCAATAATTAAGTTAATTTATAATTTAAGTTAAATCACTAAACTTATTTTTTGTCAGTAACTTTAAGACATAAACCAGCAGCTACGGTTTGACCCATATCTCTGATAGCGAATCTTCCCATAGGTGGGATGTTAGCAGCTTCTTCCATAACCATAGGTTTGGTTGGTTTGATTTGTACGATAGCTGCGTCACCAGTCTTAATGAAGTCTGGTTTGGTTGCTTCAGGTTGACCGGTAGCAGGGTCAAGTTTGGAAGTTAAGTCTAAGAAAGTACATGCAGTTTGTGAGGTGTGACAGTGGAATACAGGGGTGTATCCAACGGTGATTACGCCAGGGTGTTGTAATACAACAACTTGTGCAGTAAATTCTTTAGCTACAGTTGGAGCGTCAGCAGTGTGTCCAGCTACGTCTCCTCTTCTGATATCGTTTTTACCTACACCTCTTACGTTGAATCCGATGTTGTCACCAGGTTCAGCTTCAGGGAAAGTTTCGTGGTGCATTTCGATAGATTTTACTTCTCCGGAAACTCCAGCAGGTTCGAAGATAACGTTGTCTCCTTGTTTCATGATACCAGTTTCTACTCTTCCTACAGGTACGGTACCTACACCAGTGATGGAGTATACGTCTTGAATAGGAATTCTTAATGGTAAGTCTACAGGTTTTTCAGGTGGTACTAATTTGTCTAAAGCAGTCATTAAAGCGTCACCTTTGTACCATGACATGTTGCCAGAGAGTTCTTTGATGTTGTCTCCTTCAAATGCAGACATAGGGATGAAAGGAGTGGAAGCAGGGTCTCTACCGATGGATCTGAGTAAGTCGGATACTTCGTCTTTTACTTCGTTGTATCTGTCTTCGCTGTAGTCAACCATGTCCATTTTGTTGATTGCGATGATTAATTGTTTAATACCTAAAGTCATGGATAAGAACATGTGTTCTTTGGTTTGTGGCATTACACCGTCGTTAGCAGCTACTACTAATACAGCTGCGTCAGCTTGGGAAGCACCAGTAATCATGTTTTTAACGAAGTCTCTGTGTCCAGGACAGTCTACTACAGTGTAGTCGTATTTGTTGGTGGAGAATTTTTGGTGAGCTAAGTCAATGGTTACTCCTCTTTCTCTTTCTTCTCCTAATTTGTCCATAACAAATCTGAATTTGTCTTCACCTTCATCTAATTGTTGTTCAGCGATAGCACCAGCTTTTAATAATAAGTGTCCTACTAAAGTGGATTTACCGTGGTCAACGTGTCCAATAAATGCTAAATTTAAATGTTCTTTTTCTTTTGCCATTTTAAAACCTCATTTATAAGTTTATTAATAATTTCATAAGTTAAGAATAAATAATTACAGTATATAATATTCTGCAATAATTAAGAATTAAATTCTAAAAATATTGAATTCGTAATTCTATGAAATCTTTATGAATTGATAAAATAAATAATAATTATCATTTTCATTACAGTAATATAATACAGTAATATAGAATACTCAACTATATGTATTTAATTATATATCTTATAATATATAAACTATATGTTTTTTCCACCGTATTTTTGAAAAAAATTCCAATATATGATAGAAAAAGATCATATGAAAAAAATTGATTATAAAAAAATCATAACATCCAGGTAAAATAATATTAGAATAATATTAATTTATATAATAGGAAGTCAGTGAAAATATAAAAAAATTAAAAATTATAAAAAAAGTAGAAAAGAAAATTAATGAATTTTGAATTTTAATTACTAAAACTATTAGAAATAAATGATTAGAAATAAAAAATTTAAATCTAAATCAAAAATTTAGAATTTGAAAAATTCAAAAATTCAAAGTCTAAATAAAAATAATTATTAATAAAATAATATTTTATAAAAAATATTAAATTAAAACATTATTTATTATTTAGAAAATGGATTATAGGATAAGAATTATCCTAAGTAGTGGTCCGGACCGAATGGTTCAGGAGCCAATCCTTTTCTTTGTCTAATTTCTCTTACAATTTGACCTTGCAATTCTCTTGGTAATCTTTCGAATCCAGAGTTTTCAGTAGACCATAAACATCTGCCTTGAGTTGCAGATCTGATCTCACCAGCAAAACCAAACATTTCAGCTACAGGTACTTTAGCTTCAACATTTACCATATCACCTTCAGTTGGCATGTCGATGATTTGACCTCTTCTGTTTAGGATTTCCTTAGTAACAGATCCCATATAGTCAGTTGGGGTGTTAATGAATACCTTTTGAACAGGTTCAAGTAATGTTGGGTCAGCCATCATCATACCACCCTTAATAGCGTTACGGATAGCAGGCAAGATTTGAGCAGGTCCTCTGTGAACTGCGTCTTCGTGAAGCTTTGCATCTACAAGAGTGAATTTCATTCCCATTGCAATCTCGTTTGCAACTGGACCTTCTTCAAGTGCAGATTCGAAACCTTCAATGACAAGCTCCTTGATCTCATCTAAGTATTGGATACCACGGGTCATGTTGATGAATAAGGACTTGTTGTAAACATCCCATACTCTTCTAGCTTCTTCCTTGTCAAGGCCGTGGTCAATGAATTGTTGAGCTTCTTCTTTAGCTTTGATTTTACCTTCCTTGATGTCACCGTTTTGCAATGCTTCAAATATTGAATCGTCTAAAGGTGAAACTTCAAGGTATAATCTGTTATGCTTGTTTGGAGATTTACCTTCTACAGGGTTTGGAGTTTTTCCTGCAACAGTTTCTCTGTATACAACAATAGGTTCGGAAGTGAGGATGTCTACACCCTTATTGTTGATTCTTACACCAATAACTTCCAAGTGAAGCTCTCCCATACCTGAAACTAAGTGTTCACCGGTTTCTTCGTTAATGTTAACGTGAATGGTTGGGTCTTCTTTTGCAGTTTGTCTTAACACTTCAATAAGCTTAGGTAAGTCCTTAGTGTTTTTAGCTTCTACAGCAACGGTAACTACAGGTTCGGAGATGTGTTCGATTCCTTCAAACTCTACAATCTTGTTTTCAGGAGAACAGATGGTTTCCCCAGCGGTAGCTCCTTTTGCACCGGTAATGTAAACAATGTTACCAGCTGGAACCTTTTCAGTAGGAACTCTTTCAGGACCGAAGAAAACACCTACTTGCTGTACTCTGGATCTTGCTTGACCTCCTACTAAGTAGACTTCACTACCTTGTTCTACAGTACCTCCGTATACTCTACCGGTAGCAACTTCACCAGCGTGCTTATCTACAGATACGTTGGTTACCATTACAGCTAAAGGTCCGTCAGGGCTGGTATTAATCATAGTTTGACCAGCTTCGCTTTCAATGTCTCCATCCCAAATGTTAGGACATCTGTATTGTTGGGAAACTTCAGGGGATGGCAAGTGTTCTACTACCATACCTAATAATACATCAGCTAAAGGTACTTTCTTAGCTAATTCTTTTTGATTTTCATCATTACAGTAATCGATAATGTCTTTGAAGTTGATTCCGGTTTCTTGCATCATAGGAATGTTGATAGCCCAGTTGTGGTATGCTGAACCGAATGCTACACTACCGTCATCCACTTTTACAAGCCATTCGTCTTTCTTATCTTTAGGAGCCATTTTAGTGATTAACTTGTTAGCTTCATTGATAATTCCAATGAACTTGTTTGCTAACTCTTCAGGTCCTAATTTTACTTCGTTGATTAATCTGTCAACTTTGTTAATGAATAATACTGGTTTAACCTTTTCTCTTAAAGCTTGTCTGAGTACGGTTTCAGTTTGAGGCATGATACCTTCAACCGCACATACAACTACTACTGCACCGTCTACAGCTCTCATTGCACGAGTTACGTCTCCACCGAAGTCAACGTGACCTGGAGTGTCGATTAAGTTAATAAGATATTCATCGCCATGGTATTCGTGTACCATGGATACGTTTGCAGCGTCAATGGTAATACCACGAGCTTGTTCTTGTTCGTCGAAATCCAAGAATCTTTGATCTCCTGCAAGCTCTTCGGAAATCATTCCAGCACCTGCCAAGAGGTTGTCGGATAATGTGGTCTTACCGTGGTCAATGTGTGCACAGATACCTATGTTTCTGATATTTTTAGGTTGGTACATCAATTCTTTGATTTTTGCAATCATTTTGTCTCGTCTACTCAAAATCATCACCATATAAACATATGTTTAATTGAAATCCATTATATTGTCATTCTTAAATGAAATTTTTTAAAAAAATAATAAAAAATTAAAAAAAATAATTAATTAATTTTGAACTGATTCTAAAATAAAACCATTTAGAAAAGTCTAAAAAATTAAAAGATTTAGAAAAGTCTAAAGAATTAAAAGATTTAGAAAAGTCTAAAAAATTAAAAGATTTAGAAATAAAAGTTTCAAAATTAATTTTATGATTATAAAAAGCACTAAAATTAGTGTGCTGCTTTTGCAACTCTTTCTTTTTCTTCTTTTTTCTGTAAAGCGAAACTTCTAGTATCTTCTTCAGAAGCAAAGATGATTTCACTTGCTAAACATTCAGCAACAGATCTTTTGTTTTTGAATGCGGATTGTAAAGTTCCTCTTGTTAAGAATCCTAAAGAAAGGTCCACTCTTCTTTGTGGAGAAATGTCTACAGCAACTTGGTATCCGATACCACCGTATTTGATACGGGTAGTTTCTTCACGTGGAGAGGTGTTTTCAATAGCCTTTACTAAAACTTGAACAGGGTTTTGTTTAGTTCTTCTATTGATAATTTCTAAAGCTTCCTTTACGATATTGTAAGCTTTGTTCTTTTTACCGGAGTTTCTTTCGGTTCTCATGATTTTGTTCATTAATCTTTCTACGATAGAAACATTGGATTTTGCAAATTGTCTTTTTACGTGTCTTCCTAAGGTATGAGGAACAATGGTTTCATCAAGGCAAATGTATCTCTTTAAACCTAAGTCTTCCACTTCCACTTCATCAAGGTCCCATTTGTTAAATAATTTAGCCATAAATATTACCTCACTTATCTTACAGGTTTATCAATCTTTCCACTTACCATTTCAGATAAGGCAACGTTGTTGACTTTACTTACTTTCCAACGAACTCCAGGAATGTCTCCCATGGATCTTCCGGATGGTCCGCCGATACCTTCAATCATTACTTCATCGTGCTCATCGATAAAACCGATTGCACCGTCACCTGGTGCGAATGCAGTAATTTGCTTACCGTTTTTGATTAATTGTACACGAATACATTTACGGATAGCGGAGTTAGGTTGCTTAGCTTCTACTCCCACTTTTTCAATAACGATTCCTCTTGCTTGAGGAGCCCCTTCGAGAGGGTCTGCTTTTACATCTAAACGTAATGCTCTTCTTTTATAATCTACGTCTTTCCATTTAAAATTTTGTCTATTCTTTTTAAGCTTTTTTGCAGCAAAAAGTCCTGGCATATTTATTCTCCTTTAAAATTTATAGGGCAAAGTCCCATTAAAGTTTTTTGAATAAATTATAAGATTAAAATAAATATTCTAAGCAAATAGAAATCCACCGCTGCGATTTACTATTATACAATGAATTAATTTAACTGAATATTCTTATTATCGCCACTGGCTGATTAGACCAGATTTTTAATATTCTTATCACTGATACTGGCTGATTTAAGCCAATATCCTTAAAATACACAAATAATGAAAATTGTATAATAGCAATCTAAACTTCTATTTAAGATTAGAATGAAATATAGAATCTAAATAAATAATAAAAAACTAATTGAATTTATTAAATAAATTAAAAAACATACAAATATTATCTTTAATAAATACCAATAGTTCTAACTTGAATTAGCATATAAACAAATCTGCTAATTAATTGAAAAATAATATTGTTAAATCTTATTTAAATAAGAGATAAATTACTCATAGGTGTCAAAATAAGTTATTTAAGATATATAATAACTAAAATAATGAATCAATTCCTATAAAATATTAGATTTAAAATATAACAATTGCACACACGTTATATTCAAATCAATATGAATTTATCTGTAAAAATGATAGGTAAACTATAAACTGAAAACCATAGCCAAAATGCACACGAAAGCTATTGGTTTTTTAATAATAAAAAGATTATAGTCAAATATTATATAAAAAATCACTAAAAAAGATATAAAAATCTTGTCTTGATATAATATTACCTATTATAACAATATATTAGAATAACTTTATTAATAAATGTTTGGTTTTTCCACATTTTTAATAAGCTAGTTAAAAAAAGTTTGTAAAAAATATTATAAAAATTATAAATATTATAAAATATTATTAATTAGAACTCAGACCTTGAGATCAAATTAAAATAAATTAAAAATTAATCCATAAGATTAATCAGATTCGGATTTTCTTAAATCGAATTTTTAAAAAAAAATAATAAAATCAAATTATATTTAAAAATAACTAGCAATTAATTTCCAAATAGGAAAATAGAATTAAACCAATTAGATTTAAATAAATAATTGATTTTATAAAACTTTATTCATAAACAATAATGCAAAAAAAGACAATTCTTTAGCAATAATAATTAAGTCCTTAAATAATGATTAATCATCAAATAAGGAAAAGACTTATTTTAAAACAATATTGCTAATGTTGTGTTGTCTTTTAGCTAATAATTTTGCTCTTTCAATGTTGATTCCGCCTTTACCAATTGCTATTCTTTTGTTTGAAGAATCGGTATTAACAAAAGCTATCTTTTCATCATTGTTTTTAGTAACAATCTTAATAGACTTCAATTCAGCTGGAGATAAGATGTTCTTAATGAACTGTTCTGGGTCCTCATTATACTCAATGATTTCCACACCTCTTCCAACTGCCTTTTTAACTTTAGTTACGGTAGTTCCGCCTTTAGCAATAGCTAAACCCATATCTCCGTTTTTAACAACAAAGGTAACCTTGGAATTTTCATCGTCAATAATGCAATCCTTAACCATTGCACCAGTCATACTCTCAAAAAGAGCAATGAATCTCATATCATTTGCATTAAATTTAATAGACACAAAAATCTACCCCATTGCTTCTAAGATAGTAGAATCTCCTGGATCGTTTATGATTAAAGTAGCTACAGTGAAAGGTTTACCACAAACAGAACCTAAGTCTACACTAGTACCTTCATATACAATGAAAGGAATTTCAGAGAGATTTGCATAATATTCAACGTCTTCTAAAATTTCTTTAGGACTGTTAGCTGCAACAACTGCAAGTTTACCTTTACCTAATTTTAAAGATTGAATAGATTTTTCAGAGCCGAGGGTCACATCTCCTGTGTCTACAGCGACTCTTATTCCTCTTTCTACGTCCATCATCTGCCTCCTAAATTTTGATTTAAAAAATTACTTTAAATAGGAATTTAAAAACCTAATAAGTAATGGTATAGATTAATTTAAAGTGCTATTAATTAAATTAAATAAAAAATTAAATAACAATTAAAAATTAAACTAACATTATTAAATATAACACTTATTATATATAAATATTCGGACTGTTTCATTATAAATTATAAATTTTTAAAATATTAAATTTTATTAAGGAAACATATGAAACACTTATAAAAATACTACTATTGAATGAAGAATCTTTTTAAATTCCTATAAAATAGTAGCATCTTTTCAGTGAAATGATTTTAGAAAAATTAATTATATCTTAAAATAAAAAAAATATTTTAAATAATAAAATTAAATATAATAATAAAGCTTTAAATTATAAAGAAGTATACAATTTAATTTTGAATAAAACACAGAGGGGGATAAATAATGGCAAAATATGACATTTCAATGATTAAAGATAATAACTATTATAAAGAACAATGTGAACATGCTGAAGAATCTCTAAACAAAAAATGGTATTCTGAATCAATTTTAACAATGGCAATAACTCTTGAAGAATTAACTGAAGAATTAATCAAATATACCAAAAATATTTCCGATGGAAAATTAAGTCAAAGAGATAAGATATGGATATTAAAAGATAATGGAATCACCAATTACAATATATATAACTATTTACGTGAAGCAAACATCTCAAGAAACAAATTAGTACATGGAGAAATACCTAGAAATTATAGCAATACTTTTTCAATGTATAAAAACTTTTTAAAAATTGTATTTTGGTATGATGAAAATTATGTAATTGGAAAACTTAATACTAAAAGTAAACTAAAACAATATTTAAATAAAGTTTGTGATGATTCACATATCCTCAATAT
Encoded here:
- a CDS encoding 30S ribosomal protein S7, giving the protein MAKLFNKWDLDEVEVEDLGLKRYICLDETIVPHTLGRHVKRQFAKSNVSIVERLMNKIMRTERNSGKKNKAYNIVKEALEIINRRTKQNPVQVLVKAIENTSPREETTRIKYGGIGYQVAVDISPQRRVDLSLGFLTRGTLQSAFKNKRSVAECLASEIIFASEEDTRSFALQKKEEKERVAKAAH
- a CDS encoding NusA-like transcription termination signal-binding factor codes for the protein MSIKFNANDMRFIALFESMTGAMVKDCIIDDENSKVTFVVKNGDMGLAIAKGGTTVTKVKKAVGRGVEIIEYNEDPEQFIKNILSPAELKSIKIVTKNNDEKIAFVNTDSSNKRIAIGKGGINIERAKLLAKRQHNISNIVLK
- a CDS encoding elongation factor EF-2; its protein translation is MSRRDKMIAKIKELMYQPKNIRNIGICAHIDHGKTTLSDNLLAGAGMISEELAGDQRFLDFDEQEQARGITIDAANVSMVHEYHGDEYLINLIDTPGHVDFGGDVTRAMRAVDGAVVVVCAVEGIMPQTETVLRQALREKVKPVLFINKVDRLINEVKLGPEELANKFIGIINEANKLITKMAPKDKKDEWLVKVDDGSVAFGSAYHNWAINIPMMQETGINFKDIIDYCNDENQKELAKKVPLADVLLGMVVEHLPSPEVSQQYRCPNIWDGDIESEAGQTMINTSPDGPLAVMVTNVSVDKHAGEVATGRVYGGTVEQGSEVYLVGGQARSRVQQVGVFFGPERVPTEKVPAGNIVYITGAKGATAGETICSPENKIVEFEGIEHISEPVVTVAVEAKNTKDLPKLIEVLRQTAKEDPTIHVNINEETGEHLVSGMGELHLEVIGVRINNKGVDILTSEPIVVYRETVAGKTPNPVEGKSPNKHNRLYLEVSPLDDSIFEALQNGDIKEGKIKAKEEAQQFIDHGLDKEEARRVWDVYNKSLFINMTRGIQYLDEIKELVIEGFESALEEGPVANEIAMGMKFTLVDAKLHEDAVHRGPAQILPAIRNAIKGGMMMADPTLLEPVQKVFINTPTDYMGSVTKEILNRRGQIIDMPTEGDMVNVEAKVPVAEMFGFAGEIRSATQGRCLWSTENSGFERLPRELQGQIVREIRQRKGLAPEPFGPDHYLG
- a CDS encoding 50S ribosomal protein L30e, whose amino-acid sequence is MMDVERGIRVAVDTGDVTLGSEKSIQSLKLGKGKLAVVAANSPKEILEDVEYYANLSEIPFIVYEGTSVDLGSVCGKPFTVATLIINDPGDSTILEAMG
- the rpsJ gene encoding 30S ribosomal protein S10, yielding MNQARIKLTGTDPEKLNYVCDQLKKISERTGVDISGPIPLPTKKLVVPTRKSPDGEGKATWEKWELRIHKRLVGIGADERAMRQVMKVNVPDNVSIEIELKN
- a CDS encoding 30S ribosomal protein S12, translated to MPGLFAAKKLKKNRQNFKWKDVDYKRRALRLDVKADPLEGAPQARGIVIEKVGVEAKQPNSAIRKCIRVQLIKNGKQITAFAPGDGAIGFIDEHDEVMIEGIGGPSGRSMGDIPGVRWKVSKVNNVALSEMVSGKIDKPVR
- the tuf gene encoding translation elongation factor EF-1 subunit alpha; translated protein: MAKEKEHLNLAFIGHVDHGKSTLVGHLLLKAGAIAEQQLDEGEDKFRFVMDKLGEERERGVTIDLAHQKFSTNKYDYTVVDCPGHRDFVKNMITGASQADAAVLVVAANDGVMPQTKEHMFLSMTLGIKQLIIAINKMDMVDYSEDRYNEVKDEVSDLLRSIGRDPASTPFIPMSAFEGDNIKELSGNMSWYKGDALMTALDKLVPPEKPVDLPLRIPIQDVYSITGVGTVPVGRVETGIMKQGDNVIFEPAGVSGEVKSIEMHHETFPEAEPGDNIGFNVRGVGKNDIRRGDVAGHTADAPTVAKEFTAQVVVLQHPGVITVGYTPVFHCHTSQTACTFLDLTSKLDPATGQPEATKPDFIKTGDAAIVQIKPTKPMVMEEAANIPPMGRFAIRDMGQTVAAGLCLKVTDKK